One window of Candidatus Methylocalor cossyra genomic DNA carries:
- the yidD gene encoding membrane protein insertion efficiency factor YidD — protein sequence MQAVLVFLIRSYRYLISPWLGSHCRFHPTCSAYALTAIERFGAVKGSYLTVRRLLKCHPWHEGGHDPVPEPFGNKNG from the coding sequence ATGCAAGCCGTCTTGGTCTTCCTCATCCGATCCTACCGCTACCTGATCAGTCCCTGGTTAGGATCCCACTGCCGGTTCCATCCGACTTGTTCCGCCTATGCCCTGACCGCCATCGAGCGGTTTGGCGCCGTGAAGGGCAGCTATCTCACGGTGCGACGTCTCCTGAAATGCCATCCCTGGCACGAGGGCGGCCACGATCCCGTCCCAGAACCATTTGGAAACAAAAATGGATAA